One region of Microbacterium sp. M28 genomic DNA includes:
- a CDS encoding helix-turn-helix transcriptional regulator produces MTDTTSRALALLSLLQTHRHWSGAELARRLEVTERTVRRDVDRLRELGYRVESAPGAAGGYRLEAGSAVPPLLLTDDEAVTMAIGLRAAASQQLVGGAEVTLTALAKLEQVLPPALRRRVNALAAAVQPARIGEGPAVSPVVLGELALASRDSERVRLRYTDGQGAQSIRRVEPHVLSPAGRKWYLLCWDLDRDDWRTFRVDRIESVQHTRVLFARRDITEEEVAERILVAASWSPQKVEADVVMDVPLARMEEYFGAWAQGATAEGRDRTRWPVGGADWREALYGMLYIPEGVEFVTDLAEPARSELRESLVRVLRALDAEPPAPRHPASSTDS; encoded by the coding sequence ATGACCGACACCACGTCGCGCGCTCTCGCGCTGCTGAGTCTGCTGCAGACGCACCGCCATTGGTCCGGCGCCGAGCTGGCCCGGCGGCTCGAGGTCACCGAACGCACCGTGCGACGCGACGTCGATCGCCTGCGCGAGCTGGGGTACCGCGTGGAATCGGCACCGGGAGCCGCCGGTGGGTACCGACTGGAAGCCGGCAGCGCGGTGCCTCCGCTGCTGCTCACGGACGACGAGGCCGTCACGATGGCGATCGGGCTTCGCGCGGCGGCATCGCAGCAGCTCGTCGGCGGTGCCGAGGTGACGCTGACGGCGCTCGCGAAGCTCGAACAGGTGCTCCCCCCGGCCCTGCGACGGCGGGTGAACGCGCTCGCCGCGGCCGTGCAGCCGGCGCGCATCGGCGAGGGACCGGCCGTGTCCCCTGTGGTGCTGGGAGAGCTCGCACTCGCATCGCGCGACAGCGAGCGCGTGCGCCTGCGCTACACCGACGGGCAGGGTGCGCAGAGCATCCGACGCGTCGAACCGCACGTGCTGTCGCCCGCCGGACGCAAGTGGTACCTGCTGTGCTGGGACCTCGACCGTGACGACTGGCGAACGTTCCGAGTGGATCGCATCGAGAGCGTCCAGCACACCCGGGTGCTGTTCGCCCGCCGCGACATCACGGAGGAGGAGGTCGCCGAGCGCATCCTGGTGGCGGCGTCCTGGTCGCCGCAGAAAGTCGAGGCGGACGTCGTCATGGACGTGCCCCTCGCGCGGATGGAGGAGTACTTCGGCGCCTGGGCGCAGGGAGCGACCGCCGAGGGCCGCGACCGCACGCGCTGGCCCGTCGGCGGCGCGGACTGGCGCGAGGCGCTGTACGGGATGCTGTACATCCCCGAGGGCGTGGAGTTCGTCACGGACCTCGCTGAGCCGGCGCGCTCGGAACTGCGCGAGTCACTCGTCCGCGTGCTGCGGGCGCTGGATGCCGAGCCGCCTGCGCCTCGTCATCCCGCGTCATCCACTGACTCATAG
- a CDS encoding 1,4-dihydroxy-2-naphthoate polyprenyltransferase: MASSKRSSKKRPRTSGNPAKRPIVEAPPVTFRDWVGAARLRTLPLAIAPVVIGTGAAQIVDPNLHWVIALACLAVAVLLQVGVNFANDYSDGIRGTDAHRVGPARLTASGRVSAKNVLIVALVFFALAAVAGLAIVVRTQQWWMLAVGAVSIIAAWFYTGGKRPYGYFGLGEVFVFVFFGLVATLGTTWVQAFALPQEAWLGAIAAGLFACGVLLANNLRDIDQDRVAGKRTLTVLIGRRATQVLYTIFLIVPFLISSFIALLYPIAWLALLALLAGLPALAIVWTYRKASELVIALGLTSLTALLFAGALYWAFVG; this comes from the coding sequence GTGGCATCCAGCAAGCGATCTTCCAAGAAGCGTCCCCGTACCAGCGGCAACCCGGCCAAGCGACCCATCGTCGAGGCACCCCCGGTGACCTTTCGGGATTGGGTCGGCGCCGCGCGGCTCCGCACGCTGCCGCTCGCGATCGCTCCCGTCGTGATCGGCACAGGAGCCGCGCAGATCGTCGATCCGAATCTGCACTGGGTCATCGCGCTCGCCTGCCTCGCGGTCGCGGTCCTGCTGCAGGTCGGTGTGAACTTCGCGAACGACTACTCGGACGGCATCCGCGGCACCGACGCGCATCGGGTCGGGCCTGCTCGGCTCACGGCATCCGGCCGCGTCTCGGCGAAGAACGTGCTGATCGTCGCTCTCGTTTTCTTCGCGCTCGCCGCGGTCGCCGGGCTCGCGATCGTCGTCCGCACGCAGCAGTGGTGGATGCTGGCGGTCGGTGCCGTGAGCATCATCGCGGCATGGTTCTACACCGGTGGCAAGCGCCCCTACGGGTACTTCGGGCTCGGCGAGGTCTTCGTCTTCGTGTTCTTCGGCCTCGTCGCCACGCTCGGCACCACCTGGGTGCAGGCTTTCGCGTTGCCGCAGGAGGCGTGGCTCGGGGCGATCGCGGCAGGGCTGTTCGCGTGCGGCGTGCTGCTCGCCAACAACCTGCGCGACATCGATCAGGATCGTGTCGCAGGCAAGCGCACGCTCACCGTGCTGATCGGCAGGCGGGCGACACAGGTGCTGTACACGATCTTCCTCATCGTGCCTTTCCTGATCTCGAGCTTCATCGCCCTGCTGTACCCGATCGCCTGGCTGGCGCTGCTCGCGCTTCTGGCGGGCCTTCCGGCACTGGCGATCGTCTGGACGTACCGCAAGGCGAGTGAGCTCGTGATCGCGCTCGGTCTCACGTCGCTGACCGCGCTGCTCTTTGCCGGCGCGCTGTACTGGGCCTTCGTCGGCTGA
- a CDS encoding cupin domain-containing protein yields MNSTTHPESVVAAADIRMGSGASRKFVGAEHGADVSYFYVENAPGQGPGLHWHPYSETWVVLEGTARITRGEERFDAHAGDTATVAAHVPHGFVNAGTGVLRILCIHASAIMIQTFLDED; encoded by the coding sequence ATGAACAGCACAACGCATCCGGAAAGCGTCGTCGCCGCCGCGGATATCCGCATGGGCAGCGGCGCGAGTCGCAAGTTCGTGGGCGCGGAGCACGGCGCAGACGTGTCGTACTTCTACGTCGAGAACGCCCCCGGTCAGGGTCCGGGGCTGCACTGGCACCCTTACTCCGAGACCTGGGTGGTCCTCGAGGGCACGGCGCGCATCACGCGCGGCGAGGAGCGCTTCGACGCGCACGCCGGGGACACCGCGACCGTCGCCGCCCACGTGCCGCACGGCTTCGTGAACGCCGGCACCGGCGTGCTGCGCATCCTCTGCATCCACGCATCCGCCATCATGATCCAGACGTTCCTCGACGAAGACTGA
- a CDS encoding Lrp/AsnC family transcriptional regulator: MEDAVDRAIIAEISRDARATLAQLSEAVGLGTSAVQSRLKRLESRGVITGYRALIDAEQVGKPLSAFIEITPLDPAQPDNAPELLEHLTAIEACHSIAGAASYMLFVRVPTPRALEELVRDIRLAANVSTRTTVVLQTFYEHRPIVPAE, encoded by the coding sequence ATGGAAGATGCTGTCGACCGCGCGATCATCGCCGAGATCTCCCGCGATGCGCGTGCCACGCTCGCGCAGCTGTCCGAGGCGGTCGGGCTCGGCACGTCGGCCGTCCAGTCGCGGCTCAAGCGACTCGAATCCCGCGGCGTGATCACGGGGTACCGAGCGCTCATCGACGCGGAACAGGTCGGCAAGCCGTTGTCGGCGTTCATCGAGATCACACCGCTCGATCCGGCCCAGCCTGACAACGCTCCTGAGCTGCTGGAGCATCTGACCGCGATCGAGGCCTGTCATTCGATCGCGGGTGCCGCGAGCTACATGCTCTTCGTCCGCGTGCCGACTCCGCGCGCCCTGGAGGAGCTGGTCCGTGACATCCGTCTCGCGGCCAACGTGAGCACCCGGACCACCGTGGTGCTGCAGACGTTCTACGAGCACCGACCCATCGTGCCGGCGGAGTAG
- a CDS encoding DUF4229 domain-containing protein translates to MKIPPLLVYSVLRLLAFVVPLAIMWLFFPILREYWWLTAIFAALIGASISFLFLRGPLTDASADIHARRSTSRTRPNTAAEDAAAEDAATD, encoded by the coding sequence GTGAAGATCCCGCCGCTCCTCGTGTACTCCGTGCTGCGCCTGCTGGCGTTCGTCGTTCCGCTCGCGATCATGTGGCTGTTCTTCCCGATCCTGCGCGAGTACTGGTGGCTCACCGCGATCTTCGCCGCGTTGATCGGCGCGAGCATCTCTTTCCTGTTCCTCCGGGGGCCCCTGACGGACGCGTCCGCCGACATCCACGCACGACGCTCGACCAGTCGCACGCGACCGAACACGGCCGCAGAGGATGCCGCGGCCGAAGACGCCGCGACCGACTGA
- a CDS encoding glycoside hydrolase family 76 protein codes for MKRAVSTTIAAAALAALFVPAASSAAATTIHPAAHSAAAENANRRQENSGRAQEAFAAMQTAFLVDDGSGLYREQIPVEAEDRPYAFEWPFSQAHIAIADLANQPGIHGRQYDEALVVAAAAQEHYWDADGGATGLPGYASYPVGEYGEGGDYFYDDNEWVGLLDVQRFLTDGDEAALSRAEEIFALVVSGWDTDPTHPNPGGVFWTQAPWSSDRNTVSNMPGAQLGLRLYQITGEQYYLDWSLRMYDWTNENLQRPDGLYSDHVDLAGTIEPTVWSYNQGVPVGVNVLLYQATGDERYLAEAERIADAAYRYYVTEGRLDDQPAFFNSIFFKNLLLLESEIGGTTYRSAMQDYADRVWAEQRDPATGLFVFDGEHTQLLEQAAMTQIYAVLAWTPSQWRNLY; via the coding sequence ATGAAACGCGCAGTGTCGACCACCATCGCGGCCGCCGCACTCGCTGCCCTCTTCGTTCCGGCGGCCTCGTCAGCCGCCGCGACCACGATCCACCCGGCGGCGCACTCGGCCGCGGCGGAGAACGCGAACCGCAGGCAGGAGAACTCCGGCCGGGCGCAGGAGGCGTTCGCCGCGATGCAGACGGCCTTCCTGGTCGACGACGGAAGCGGCCTGTATCGCGAGCAGATCCCCGTCGAAGCAGAGGATCGTCCCTACGCGTTCGAGTGGCCCTTCTCGCAGGCGCATATCGCGATCGCCGACCTCGCCAATCAACCAGGCATCCACGGTCGCCAGTACGACGAGGCGCTCGTCGTCGCGGCCGCTGCTCAGGAGCACTACTGGGATGCGGACGGTGGAGCGACGGGACTCCCTGGCTACGCGTCCTACCCCGTCGGCGAGTATGGCGAGGGCGGCGACTACTTCTACGACGACAACGAGTGGGTGGGTCTCCTCGACGTGCAGCGCTTCCTCACCGACGGCGACGAAGCAGCGCTGTCGCGCGCGGAGGAGATCTTCGCCCTGGTCGTCTCGGGCTGGGACACCGATCCGACGCACCCGAACCCGGGCGGCGTCTTCTGGACGCAGGCGCCGTGGAGCAGTGACCGCAATACCGTGTCGAACATGCCCGGCGCGCAACTGGGCCTCCGGCTCTACCAGATCACCGGCGAGCAGTACTACCTGGACTGGTCCCTGCGCATGTACGACTGGACCAACGAGAACCTGCAGCGCCCCGACGGACTGTATTCGGATCATGTCGACCTTGCGGGAACCATCGAGCCGACCGTGTGGTCGTACAACCAGGGCGTCCCCGTCGGGGTGAACGTGCTCCTGTACCAGGCCACGGGCGACGAGCGCTACCTCGCAGAGGCCGAGCGCATCGCCGATGCCGCCTACCGCTATTACGTGACGGAGGGGCGTCTGGATGACCAGCCCGCCTTCTTCAACTCGATCTTCTTCAAGAACCTGCTTCTGCTCGAGTCGGAGATCGGCGGCACCACCTACCGCTCGGCCATGCAGGACTACGCCGACCGTGTCTGGGCCGAGCAGCGCGACCCCGCCACCGGGCTGTTCGTCTTCGATGGCGAGCACACCCAACTGCTGGAGCAGGCTGCGATGACGCAGATCTACGCCGTGCTGGCGTGGACGCCGTCGCAGTGGCGGAACCTGTACTGA
- a CDS encoding dihydrofolate reductase family protein, with amino-acid sequence MTVRVDLNISLDGFAATADQTPEDPIGKDWMRLVAAYTATRTMQARVFGDTSGAGTTGVEEKYASAYFEGIGAEVMGAGMFGLHIYGDDPEWRGWWGEEPPFGCPVFVLTHTPRPSIEFDNGTVFHFVDAAPDEVLRRATEAAGDADVRIGGGVDVVRQFLAAGLVDRLHVAVVPVVLGQGARLWDGLRGFESDYDVSSEVAESGVTHVTFQRR; translated from the coding sequence ATGACCGTCCGCGTCGACCTCAACATCTCCCTCGACGGCTTCGCCGCGACCGCCGACCAGACTCCGGAAGACCCGATCGGGAAGGATTGGATGCGCCTCGTCGCCGCCTACACGGCGACCCGCACGATGCAGGCGCGCGTCTTCGGCGACACGTCCGGGGCCGGCACGACCGGCGTGGAGGAGAAGTACGCCTCCGCCTACTTCGAAGGCATCGGCGCCGAAGTCATGGGTGCAGGCATGTTCGGCCTGCACATCTACGGCGACGACCCCGAATGGCGCGGCTGGTGGGGCGAGGAACCGCCGTTCGGCTGCCCGGTCTTCGTGCTGACGCACACCCCGCGGCCGTCGATCGAGTTCGACAACGGCACGGTGTTCCACTTCGTGGATGCCGCGCCGGACGAGGTGCTCCGGCGGGCGACCGAGGCGGCAGGCGACGCCGACGTGCGCATCGGCGGCGGTGTCGATGTGGTTCGGCAGTTCCTCGCCGCCGGGCTCGTCGATCGGCTTCATGTCGCCGTCGTCCCGGTCGTGCTCGGCCAGGGCGCCCGACTCTGGGACGGTCTGCGCGGATTCGAGAGCGACTACGACGTCAGCAGCGAGGTCGCGGAGAGCGGTGTCACGCACGTGACGTTCCAGCGCCGCTGA
- a CDS encoding DUF4287 domain-containing protein: MSFQAYLDNIETRTGLTPRQFIELASEKGFGAGTKATPILEWLKADYALSRGYGMALVHVITKGPQISTKHVGTDGTHADATDTLWLDGQATNPNTPELGA, encoded by the coding sequence ATGTCCTTCCAGGCATACCTCGACAACATCGAGACCAGGACCGGTCTCACCCCTCGCCAGTTCATCGAGCTGGCGTCGGAGAAGGGATTCGGCGCCGGCACCAAGGCGACGCCGATCCTCGAGTGGCTCAAGGCCGACTACGCCCTCTCGCGCGGCTACGGCATGGCGCTCGTGCACGTGATCACGAAGGGGCCGCAGATCAGCACGAAGCACGTCGGCACCGACGGCACGCATGCCGACGCGACCGACACGCTGTGGCTCGACGGTCAGGCCACGAACCCGAACACGCCGGAGCTGGGCGCATGA
- a CDS encoding alcohol dehydrogenase catalytic domain-containing protein, which produces MKALTWQGTRRVAVKDVPDPTIQEPTDAIVRITSTAICGSDLHLYELLGPFLDRGDILGHEAMGVVVEVGSEVTQLAVGDRIVVPFNIACGHCFMCRNGLQSQCETTQVTEYGSGAALFGYTKLYGQVPGGQAELLRVPLADYNHIRVGGALPDERYLFLSDILPTAWQAVEYARVPEDGMLAVLGLGPVGQLAARIGVYRGHRVVAIDPVPERRAMAERHGVLAYDLTDTVIDELRDAADGRGPDSVIDAVGMEAHGHRGVAAVQRATGLLPDGIARGVMQKAGIDRLGALYGAIDLVRRGGTVSLSGVYAGDADLLPMKTIFDKQLTIRAGQCNVKRWIDDLMPLVEDPHDPLGVMDLATHHAPLENAPMLYSTFQRKEEGCIKVVLHPGMSA; this is translated from the coding sequence ATGAAAGCGCTCACCTGGCAGGGAACCCGACGGGTCGCCGTGAAGGATGTTCCGGATCCGACGATCCAGGAGCCGACCGACGCGATCGTGCGCATCACGTCCACGGCGATCTGCGGTTCGGACCTGCACCTGTACGAACTGCTCGGGCCGTTCCTCGATCGCGGTGACATCCTCGGACACGAGGCGATGGGAGTGGTCGTCGAGGTCGGGTCCGAGGTCACCCAGCTGGCGGTCGGCGATCGCATCGTCGTGCCGTTCAACATCGCGTGCGGCCACTGCTTCATGTGCCGCAACGGCCTGCAGTCCCAGTGCGAGACGACACAGGTGACGGAGTACGGCAGCGGCGCGGCCCTGTTCGGCTACACGAAGCTGTACGGTCAGGTCCCCGGAGGCCAGGCCGAACTGCTGCGCGTCCCGCTCGCCGACTACAACCACATCCGCGTCGGCGGGGCGCTGCCGGACGAGCGCTACCTCTTCCTCAGCGACATCCTGCCGACCGCGTGGCAGGCCGTCGAGTACGCCAGGGTGCCCGAAGACGGGATGCTGGCCGTCCTCGGACTCGGCCCGGTCGGCCAGCTCGCCGCGCGGATCGGCGTGTACCGCGGCCATCGCGTCGTCGCGATCGACCCCGTCCCCGAGCGCCGAGCCATGGCAGAGCGGCATGGGGTCCTCGCCTACGACCTCACCGACACGGTCATCGACGAGCTCCGCGATGCGGCGGACGGTCGAGGTCCGGACTCGGTCATCGATGCGGTCGGCATGGAGGCCCACGGCCACCGCGGCGTCGCAGCCGTCCAGCGCGCGACCGGGCTGCTCCCGGACGGCATCGCCCGCGGAGTGATGCAGAAGGCCGGCATCGACCGCCTCGGAGCGCTGTACGGCGCGATCGACCTCGTCCGCCGCGGCGGGACCGTCTCGCTCAGCGGTGTGTACGCCGGCGACGCCGACCTGCTGCCGATGAAGACGATCTTCGACAAGCAGCTCACGATCCGTGCCGGTCAGTGCAACGTCAAGCGGTGGATCGACGACCTCATGCCGCTCGTCGAGGATCCCCACGATCCGCTCGGCGTGATGGATCTCGCGACGCATCATGCGCCGCTCGAGAACGCCCCGATGCTCTACTCGACGTTCCAGCGCAAAGAGGAGGGCTGCATCAAGGTCGTCCTGCATCCGGGAATGTCCGCATGA
- a CDS encoding ArsR/SmtB family transcription factor, whose protein sequence is MDRNSPPVEGVEHPDHRVEFQLSPGDIQAVRFGISPGHELAHAVRVLLRPAQNPLQWGWLRSVRERLPRESFALLAAVIGDDGYLPDFLTATPSWDMTPEAELEALRTAELEPMRIDFGKMVVRSRGARQEALRDMQAHPIRARRMIADAWSDVWDAALAPVWPQLERILRADIAARSRTIAASGISAMAGGLHERVSWGDGAVRVRLRRHSEQVDCRGSGLVLVPSVMSSWGCMVLTEPPAQPTLFYPARGVTAGWARDETEIAGALGALLGPARAGILLSAGSARTTSQVAGDAEIAVSTASHHLGVLRDAGLIASERDGNRMLHLRTPLGEAMVGAVL, encoded by the coding sequence GTGGATCGAAACTCCCCGCCGGTCGAAGGCGTCGAGCATCCGGATCACCGGGTCGAGTTCCAGTTGAGCCCCGGCGACATCCAGGCTGTGCGCTTCGGCATCTCCCCCGGGCACGAACTCGCGCACGCCGTGCGCGTGCTCCTGCGCCCGGCCCAGAATCCGCTGCAGTGGGGATGGCTGCGTTCCGTGCGGGAGCGCCTGCCGCGCGAGAGCTTCGCCCTGCTGGCCGCGGTGATCGGCGACGACGGCTACCTGCCCGATTTCCTGACGGCGACTCCGAGCTGGGACATGACCCCTGAGGCAGAACTCGAAGCGCTGCGCACGGCGGAGCTCGAGCCGATGCGCATCGACTTCGGGAAGATGGTCGTGCGGTCCCGGGGCGCCAGGCAGGAGGCGCTGCGCGACATGCAGGCGCACCCGATCCGCGCACGACGCATGATCGCCGACGCCTGGTCGGACGTCTGGGACGCCGCGCTCGCTCCGGTGTGGCCGCAGCTCGAGCGGATCCTGCGCGCCGACATCGCCGCGCGCTCGCGGACGATCGCGGCATCCGGGATCTCGGCCATGGCCGGCGGGCTGCACGAGCGCGTCAGCTGGGGCGACGGCGCGGTGCGCGTGCGGCTGCGCAGGCACAGCGAGCAGGTCGACTGCCGCGGCAGCGGGCTCGTCCTCGTCCCCTCGGTCATGTCGTCATGGGGATGCATGGTGCTCACCGAGCCGCCGGCGCAGCCCACCCTCTTCTATCCCGCTCGCGGAGTCACGGCCGGGTGGGCACGCGACGAGACCGAGATCGCGGGCGCGCTCGGCGCACTGCTCGGCCCGGCTCGAGCCGGCATCCTCCTGTCGGCCGGTTCCGCACGGACCACCTCGCAGGTGGCGGGGGACGCCGAGATCGCCGTGTCGACGGCATCCCACCATCTCGGCGTGCTGCGCGACGCCGGTCTGATCGCCAGCGAGCGCGACGGCAATCGGATGCTGCACCTGCGCACGCCGCTCGGCGAGGCGATGGTGGGCGCCGTGCTGTGA